A single region of the Streptomyces diastaticus subsp. diastaticus genome encodes:
- a CDS encoding glycerol-3-phosphate dehydrogenase/oxidase, with protein sequence MRTGTLGPDERAEALAAMAERELDILVVGGGVVGAGTALDSVTRGLSTGLVEARDWASGTSSRSSKLIHGGLRYLEMLDFALVREALKERGLLLGRLAPHLVKPVPFLYPLQHPVWERFYAGAGVALYDGMAMARGHGRGLPAHRHLSRGRALRVAPCLRKDALVGALQYYDAEMDDARYVLTLVRTAAAYGAKVANGARVTGFVREGERVVGALVTDVENGGEYEIRAKQVVNATGVWTDDTQAMVGERGQFHVRASKGVHLVVPKDRINSSTGLILRTEKSVLFVIPWGRHWIVGTTDTEWDLDKAHPAASSADIDYVLEHVNNVLSVPLSRDDVEGVYAGLRPLLAGESDATSKLSREHTVAHPVPGLVVVAGGKYTTYRIMAKDAVDEAVRGLNQRVADCVTEEVPLLGAEGYQALWNARARTAARTGLHVVRIEHLLNRYGTLTEEVLRLIAEDPSLGEPLRYADDYLRAEIVYAATHESAHHLDDILTRRTRLSIETFDRGTRSARECAELVAPVLGWDQERIDNEVAHYEMRVEAERESQRQPDDLTADAARLGAPDIVQG encoded by the coding sequence GTGAGGACAGGCACACTGGGGCCGGACGAGCGGGCCGAGGCGCTCGCCGCGATGGCCGAACGGGAACTGGACATCCTCGTGGTGGGCGGCGGGGTGGTCGGCGCGGGAACGGCGCTGGACTCCGTCACCCGGGGACTGTCCACCGGCCTCGTCGAGGCCCGCGACTGGGCGTCCGGCACCTCCAGTCGCTCCAGCAAGCTCATCCACGGTGGCCTGCGCTACCTGGAGATGCTCGACTTCGCCCTGGTCAGGGAGGCCCTGAAGGAGCGCGGCCTGCTCCTGGGACGGCTCGCCCCGCACCTGGTCAAGCCGGTGCCCTTCCTCTACCCCCTCCAGCACCCCGTCTGGGAGCGCTTCTACGCCGGAGCGGGCGTCGCCCTCTACGACGGCATGGCGATGGCCCGGGGCCACGGCCGGGGCCTGCCCGCCCACCGCCACCTCAGCCGCGGGCGCGCCCTGCGCGTAGCCCCCTGCCTGCGCAAGGACGCCCTGGTCGGCGCCCTCCAGTACTACGACGCCGAGATGGACGACGCCCGGTACGTCCTCACCCTCGTCCGCACCGCCGCCGCGTACGGCGCCAAGGTCGCCAACGGGGCACGCGTCACCGGCTTCGTCCGCGAAGGCGAACGGGTCGTCGGCGCCCTCGTCACCGACGTCGAGAACGGCGGCGAGTACGAGATCCGCGCCAAGCAGGTCGTCAACGCCACCGGCGTCTGGACCGACGACACCCAGGCCATGGTCGGCGAGCGCGGGCAGTTCCACGTCCGTGCCTCCAAGGGCGTCCACCTGGTCGTCCCCAAGGACCGCATCAACTCCTCCACCGGCCTCATCCTGCGCACCGAGAAGTCGGTGCTCTTCGTCATCCCCTGGGGCCGGCACTGGATCGTCGGCACCACCGACACCGAGTGGGACCTCGACAAGGCCCACCCGGCCGCCTCCAGCGCCGACATCGACTACGTGCTGGAGCACGTCAACAACGTCCTCTCCGTGCCCCTCTCCCGGGACGACGTGGAAGGCGTCTACGCCGGCCTCCGCCCGCTGCTCGCCGGGGAGTCCGACGCCACCAGCAAGCTCTCCCGCGAGCACACCGTCGCCCACCCGGTGCCCGGGCTGGTGGTCGTGGCCGGGGGCAAGTACACGACGTACCGGATCATGGCGAAGGACGCCGTGGACGAGGCGGTGCGCGGACTGAACCAGCGCGTCGCCGACTGCGTCACCGAGGAGGTCCCCCTGCTCGGCGCCGAGGGCTATCAGGCCCTGTGGAACGCCCGCGCCCGCACCGCCGCCCGGACCGGTCTGCACGTCGTCCGCATCGAGCACCTGCTCAACCGGTACGGCACCCTCACCGAGGAGGTGCTCCGCCTCATCGCGGAGGACCCGTCGCTGGGCGAGCCGCTGCGCTACGCCGACGACTACCTCCGCGCCGAGATCGTCTACGCCGCCACCCACGAGAGCGCCCACCACCTCGACGACATCCTCACGCGCCGCACCCGCCTCTCCATCGAGACCTTCGACCGGGGAACGCGCAGCGCCCGCGAGTGCGCTGAACTGGTCGCGCCGGTCCTCGGCTGGGACCAGGAGCGCATCGACAACGAGGTCGCCCACTACGAGATGCGGGTCGAGGCCGAACGCGAGTCCCAGCGCCAGCCGGACGACCTGACGGCGGACGCGGCCCGGCTGGGGGCGCCGGACATCGTCCAGGGCTAG